In Rutidosis leptorrhynchoides isolate AG116_Rl617_1_P2 chromosome 2, CSIRO_AGI_Rlap_v1, whole genome shotgun sequence, one genomic interval encodes:
- the LOC139893229 gene encoding uncharacterized protein, which translates to MNLQTQKWKFLQEFSVRDEVKHDVQLKNYFLDKSPSAAFVTDYPQNVHDDDVMSEAETKPPDTIKEKRMMEAKIQMQDQVTTNQKEIMFDAEIEMQDKVPQKRCSQQVHDDDDNDDAGAKKMAKLDAERQQPADTTIITTQDKEMLDANIQITVQDAKIHMQDEAITKQKAMFEAHIQMQDEAIAKQKALFEAKLHMQDQVNTKHGAMFEDERQMQDHVITKQKVMFEAKIQMLDSVIAEQKAKIQIQDNVIAEQKERIQMIEVAKLNHEKLITYVINPSGKCLQ; encoded by the exons atgaatcttcAGACACAAAAATGGAAATTTTTGCAAGAATTTTCTGTGCGGGATGAGGTAAAACATGATGTTCAACTTAAAAATTACTTTCTTGACAAGTCTCCAAGTGCCGCCTTCGTTACAGATTATCCTCAG AACGTACATGATGATGATGTAATGTCAGAAGCAGAAACAAAACCACCAGATACTATAAAAGAGAAGAGAATGATGGAGGCAAAAATACAGATGCAAGATCAAGTTACTACAAACCAGAAGGAGATTATGTTTGATGCCGAAATAGAAATGCAAGACAAA GTGCCACAGAAGAGGTGTAGCCAGcaggtacatgatgatgatgataatgatgatgcagGGGCTAAAAAGATGGCCAAGTTGGATGCAGAAAGACAACAACCTGCTGATACTACTATAATAACCACCCAAGACAAGGAAATGTTGGATGCGAATATACAGATTACTGTGCAAGATGCGAAAATACATATGCAAGATGAAGCTATTACAAAGCAAAAGGCAATGTTTGAGGCTCATATACAGATGCAAGATGAAGCTATTGCAAAGCAAAAGGCGCTGTTTGAGGCTAAATTACATATGCAAGATCAAGTTAATACCAAACACGGGGCGATGTTTGAGGATGAAAGACAGATGCAAGATCACGTTATTACAAAGCAGAAGGTAATGTTTGAGGCTAAAATACAGATGCTAGATAGTGTAATTGCAGAGCAGAAGGCCAAAATACAAATTCAAGATAATGTAATTGCAGAGCAGAAGGAAAGAATACAAATGATAGAGGTAGCAAAGTTGAATCACGAGAAATTAATTACATATGTCATCAACCCGTCAGGTAAATGCCTTCAATAG